The following are encoded together in the Scomber scombrus chromosome 7, fScoSco1.1, whole genome shotgun sequence genome:
- the fhl3a gene encoding four and a half LIM domains protein 3 — translation MADRFDCDNCKESLYGRKYIQSDESPYCIPCYDSLFSNTCEECKELIGHDARELFYEDRHYHEHCFRCFRCDRSLADEPFTCQDEALLCNDCYCNEFSSKCVACDKIVMPGTRKLEYAGSTWHEGCFICNSCEQPIGSKSFIPDKDEHYCVSCYEDKFAPRCTRCKKALAKGGVTYRDEPWHKECFVCTSCKTQLAGEHFTSRDDSPYCLKCFGSLYAKKCEACSKPITGFGGGKYISFEDRQWHQPCFTCSECSVSLVGAGFFPDGERILCRECHSNL, via the exons ATGGCTGACCGTTTTGACTGTGACAACTGCAAAGAGTCCCTGTATGGCCGCAAGTACATCCAGTCAGATGAAAGTCCCTACTGCATCCCCTGTTACGACAGCCTGTTCTCTAACACATGTGAGGAGTGCAAGGAGCTGATTGGCCATGATGCAAGG GAGCTCTTTTATGAGGACCGGCATTATCATGAGCACTGCTTCCGCTGTTTCCGCTGCGATCGCTCTTTGGCAGATGAGCCCTTTACCTGCCAGGATGAAGCCTTGCTGTGCAATGACTGCTACTGTAATGAGTTCTCATCCAAGTGTGTCGCCTGCGACAAGATCGTCATGCCAG GTACAAGGAAGCTGGAGTATGCAGGTTCTACATGGCACGAGGGCTGCTTCATCTGTAACAGCTGTGAGCAGCCAATTGGCTCAAAGTCATTCATCCCTGACAAGGATGAACACTACTGTGTTTCCTGCTATGAGGACAAGTTCGCTCCACGCTGCACACGCTGTAAAAAG GCCCTGGCTAAAGGTGGCGTGACCTATCGGGATGAGCCATGGCATAAGGAGTGTTTTGTGTGCACCAGCTGTAAGACGCAGCTGGCCGGTGAACACTTCACCTCCCGAGACGACAGCCCTTACTGCCTCAAGTGCTTTGGCAGCCTGTACGCCAAAAAGTGTGAAGCCTGCagcaaaccaatcacag GTTTCGGAGGAGGAAAGTACATCTCATTTGAGGATCGCCAGTGGCATCAGCCGTGCTTCACCTGCTCTGAGTGCTCTGTTTCACTGGTTGGTGCCGGTTTCTTCCCTGATGGTGAAAGGATCCTGTGCCGCGAATGCCACAGCAACCTATAG